The region CTGCCTGCAGCTCGACCTGCATGACATCCTCCTGGTCTACCTGAACCGTTGCTACAGTCACCTCAAGAGCATCAGGCTGTGTGCCAACCTGCTAGTTAGGAACCTCTACACCAGTGACCTGTGCTTTGACCCAGGTACGGGCTACCCTCCACGCCCTGTGTTTAGCCTGCCACCCGCCTGCTCCAGTGACTCTCTGTATGTtggcctccccaccctccttccccccaGGTTCTCAGCCCAGAAGGGGTCCACATCCCTGATACTTGATGAAATACCACCTTGGAGCCTCCTAGCTCCCAAGGCACCCATTGAGGAAGGTGGTGGCTGGGCCGGTGGCTGAGCAATACCCTGCCAGCACCCGGTGTCGAGTCTTGCCTGGGCTGGGAAAGTGAGCTGGGTGGGCTTCCCTGGACCTGGAAAAACTCCACTTTTCGTAGCTGTCACCATTGCTGAAGCCCGGAGGGCAAAGCTGCCTGTCACCCCTGTACCTCGAGAAATGGCATTCCCAGTGCCAAAAGGGGAGAGGTGGCATGACCACTACAGTCACATCCGGTGAGCGGCTCTGCTTGTTCTGAGGGAGgctgggtgcagggagggcagggtggtCCCTGGGAACTGACTCTCCCTCCACCCTGCCAAGGTTTCCAAGTGACAGCTCAGAACCATTCTCCGAACCAGTTCAGAAGAGCTGTTCCCTTCCTGAGGCAGGTGGGCCTGTGGGGCCACTGGGGACCTAGGTTCAGGCCTGCAGGGCCCATGGAGctcagtgggagagggaggcctgATGCTGCATCTGGGGAGGTGAACTCAGCAGAGTGGTGCTTGCAAGGGAGGCTGTCCCAAAGTCCCagagcagtgtgggagggtctgATTAGGGCACCTAGTGGCCTCAAACTTTCCATCTGGGAAGGGGTGCTGGGGCCCAGGGTAGGGTGGTGGGCTACAGCAGTTGATGTGGCTTTCCTCTTGcaagtgggcaaggctggggcccACTGCTGCCTTCCTTCCCAGTGCCTTGTGGCCCCATTCTCGCAGGCCTGTCTGCACTCTCCTCAGTGAGCTTTGCGGTCTCTTCTGCATTGTAGTCTTACCGGGGCATGTGCCGCAGCTTCTTCCTCATCCGGTGGCCTTCAGCAAGCAAGTACAGGACAGTGTGTCCTTCAAGGTCCAGAAGCTTGGCCCTACAGCCGTGAGTACCCTTTGCCTTGGGAGATGTGGCAAGGGGTGATGCCCCCAGGGTGCTGACAGGCACCTTTCTCTCTGCAGTCCCGCTGGGCCCCTTCGGCACCCAGACCCCTTCCAGAAGTCACCCTGTCCTGTGAGTGCTCAGTGGTCTCCAGTGTGGGTGGCCCTAGTGGCCATTGCCAAGAGCCCTTCCCCTGGGTTGACAAACATGCAGCTGGCGACAGTGTTCACATATCTGCTCATAAGCCTGCTGTGGAGCCTGCAGCCCCAGAACATACAACCTCACAAGAGGTGAGGTGCCTGTCCTAAGGAAGGTGGGGGCTGGGCTGTGCCTTCAAGGGGGTGGGGATTTGATGATGTATGGATAGTGAGCTGCTGGGCCCTAGCGTACCCAGAATATGCGTGGGCCAGATAGTTTCTTGTGACAGTTGCTTCTCATTCAGTTTCTTGGCAGAAAGCAGAACCAACAAGAGGTGGCTGTGGGCAAGAATCGCTTTCAACAAAGAGTAAGGAGGTGGTCTGTGGGGGGCATCTCAGGCTCTAGGCTGGGGCAGGACCCTGGGTACTAGAGGGTCTGGCACTGTGGCTGGCATCTTGGCTTCCTGCCACAGAGCAGCTGGCAGATGCCACCAGGACCTAGTGGCTTTCttgggagggaggaagcagctCTGGGTGGAGCAGCCTTGGTGAGACAGGGGTCTTGCTACATGGGGTCTAACTGTGAGTTTACCTCTTTCAGAGCTTCCTGCCAGATCCAGTTCTGAGGCTCAAGGGGGTCATCGGCTTTGGAGGTTACAGCACCAAATGGGTGAGGGGTCCCGTGCTCCTGTTGGGTCCTACAAGTGTCAGACATGCAGAGGGGCAGTGGGAAGACCCCCACTGGACGTCTGAGTTCCCCCAGGTGTTGGCTCCCTTCATTGCTGTGGACGCCCATCCCTGCCCAGATCTGTACATGCTCAGTGCTTCCTCAGTGTGATGACTTCCAGTTGCAGGCATCTGTTCCCTTGTGTTGTAAACACTGAGTCAGTGCTGGTCCAAATGCTTGAGCTTCCAGAGACCTGAGAGCTCTCGTACGTCCTTTCAAGCTTTGGTGCGTGTTATCCAGCCAGGATCCAGACCAGCCATGTGGGCTCAGGTGTGGGTGAGACTTGCAGGTCCCTGCGGGGGCAGCAGGCCCTCCTGGATGTGGGCTTTCAGTCTTTGTAGGCTCTCTGGCCTTTTGTTACCTGCACCCCAAAATTTCTCATGTTGCAAACAGGGCTAAGAGGAAGCTCTAAACGTGCACACACGTGTGCATCCCGTTGACTCCTGTGTGTATGACTTGGAGGAATGCAGAGGTAGGGGGATGAGGCCAGCCAGCCTGTGACCTCAGCCTCTGGCCTATGTATGCAGGCCCTGTGGACCCGGGATGGGGCTGCTGTCGTGTACCCTTGCCATGCGGTCATTGTCATCCTGCATGTCAACACCCGGGAGCAGCGTCTCTTCCTTGGCCACACAGACAAGGTGGGCACACCTCCCACCCGCCCCAGCCCAAGGGTGGCTAGCATCTGCAGGCATGTGCCCTCCCCAAACCTGCTGCCTCGCCAGGTCTCTGCCCTGGCCCTGGATGGGAGCAGCTTACTGCTGGCCTCAGCCCAGGCGCGGCCCGCCAGCATGCTGCGCCTTTGGGACTTCCAGACTGGGGAGTGCCTGTCCCTGTTCCAGAGCCCAGTCCTCACCATCTCCTCCCTCAGGTGGGTGCAGGGCCTCCAAGGCGGGTGGGGGCCGGCCCCAACAACACTGACCACTTCCTCTGTGTCTGCAGCTTCTCGGACAGCGGGGCGCAGCTCTGTGGCATCGGCAAGGACCGCCATGGGCGGACGGTactggggctgggccagggaggtGGAGCCGCCTGTTCCAGGGTACAAGCTGAGTCCAAACTGCTTAGGGAACAAGCATCCCCCGCtgacctcccccagccccactgggCACCCCTGCCCCACACATCCTTTGGAGTTTCTCGGTTTTTATTCCCTCCTGGACGGAGCGAACCTTTTAATGACTCACCTCACCCTCTTTGGTGGCTGGTTCTGCAGGCCTGAGACAGCCATGTTATATGTGTCAGCTTCTCTGAAGTTGGGTGTCTCACCCAGGGCTTCTCTTCTACTTGTGGTTGGCATCTTCTTCTCGTTTCTGCAGATGTGTCTGTGGGAGCCTGGGGTGGGCACATGTAAAGTTCCTCCAGGCTGTGGGGGCTGACTTCCTTACACCCTGCTCCTTGAAGGCTCGGGCCAGCTTTGTAGGGAGAGGCCAGACAGGGAGGCGGACAAGTGAGTGGGTGCTCAACGTGGGCCTGTTGCAGATGGTGGTGGCGTGGGCCACAGACCAGGTGGGGCGAGGTGGAGAGGCTGTCATTCTCGCGAAGGCACACACCGATGTTGACATCCAGGCATTTGAGGTTGCCTTTTTTGATGAAACCAGGTGACCAGCTGCCCACCTGCCTACCCTTGGTGCTGGGATGGGCCAAGTCATGAGCCCTCCCCTTCTACCTGACTCACCCTCTCACCCCTTGCAGGATGGCATCGTGCGGCCGGGGCAGTGTGCGGCTGTGGCGGCTGCGAGGCGGGGAGCTGCATTCCTGCCCTGTGGACCTGGGGGAGCACCACGCACTGGAGTTCACTGACCTGGCCTTTAAGCAGGCCCAGGACGGCCACACACTGTGAgcactgccctccctcccctaaCCAGCCAGGTGGGGTCCTGCTCCTTCCTGCCTTGTTAGCTCTCACCTGTTACCTCTCCAAACAGCTATGTGTGTAGCCGCAGTGGCCACATCCTAGAGATTGACCACCAGCACATGGCCGTGCGGCATGCTCACCGCCTCCTGCCCATGCAGACCCCTGGTGGCCCCCTTCCACAGAAGCAAACCTTCAGTTCAGGTAGGTGGGCCCCACTGTGTTTGGGGGAACAGCCCTGATGCTTTGGGCTGACCCTGCATCCCCACACCCCAGGCCCTGGCATCGCCATTACCAGCCTCAGTGTCTCCCAGGCCATGTGTGCCGTGGGCTCCGAGGATGGCTACCTGCGCCTCTGGCCCCTGGACTTCTCTTCTGTGCTCTTGGAGGCAGGTGGGGCTGTGGTAACACATTGCCACCTGGGTTGCCATAGGAGGGCAGTGTCTCTGGGCTGGATGGCAATATGTGGGGCTCAAAGGGGCCACATCCTGAGCCTGGGGTCCACTGTTGCTGAGCCTAGGAGTGGGTGGTCATGGGGGAGCTGCCTGTCCCAACCCACAGGGAGACAGGGCTCCAGACAGCAGGAAAACAGGTTCGTCTGTGTCCTGGGAAGGGGTGCAGCCTGGATGTGGTTAGCCTGCCCAAGTTGGCCCCGGTGCCAAGCCCACCCCACTTCAGGCCTGGGTGGTCACTGGCCCATCCTGCCCACAGAGCATGAGGGCCCCATCAGCTCCGTCCTCGTCAGCCCTAATGGCCTGCGTGTGCTGTCCGCCACTTCCTTGGGCCACCTGGGCTTCCTAGATGTCCATTCCCAGGAGTACAGTGTGCTGGTACGGTCCCATGCTGCCCTGGTGGTGGCCCTGGCCACTGACTGCAGCCGGGGACAGCTGGCCACTgtgtcccaggaccacactgtcCGCATCTGGGATCTGGCGACCCTGCAGCAGGTAGGGTGTGATGGGAGGGGAGTTGGCCAGGAGGGAGGGACTAGAGGGCCACAGTCCACGTGAGACTAAGCTGAGGCCTGGTGGGTGGGGCCCAGGGTCCTGCCTGTGTTGGGGAGTGAAGGTTCAGGCTACTGGGAGAAAGACTAACTCTCAGGCCTTGTGGCTAGCTGGTCTTCCTACCCTATCTGTCCTCACGTGGCCCCACCCTCTAGTTGTACGACTTCACGTCACGGGAGGAGGCCCCGTGTGCCATCGCCTTCCACCCCACACAGCCGACCTTATTCTGTGGCTTCAGTAGTGGGGCTGTCCGCTCCTTCAGCCTGGAGGCTGCTGAGGTCCTGGTGGAGCATAGGTGAGTGCCTGGCTGGTCCCTGGCCCCACAGATACCCATGGTGGAAGCTGGGGTGGTGTGTGGGTTTCCCTGGGGTGTGTGGGCATCCAGGTAGGGCTGGGGAGGACTgtccttctccaggaagccctgccttcTGCTGCTCCTTGGGGACTCAGCCAGACGAACTGTGGGAGGTCTGAGATGATACAGCTCAGGGCCACAGTGGAGGGCATTGTGTGTGGTACAGATGTCACCAAGGAGCCATCACCGGCCTGGTCACCAGCCCTGACGGCAGCTTCCTGTTCAGCTCCTGCTCTCAGGGCACGCTGGCACAGTACCACATCGGTGGCCCCTGGTGCCGAATCCTGCGTATGGCAGGTCAGGCCTCCACACCCTGTCCCACCCTGGTCTCCCAGCCATCCCCTGGTCAGGTCCCCATAGGGGTGGGGCTCGTCTGGCACCCGCTGACAGTGGTAAACTGCATTCCATAGCCTCACTATCCAGACTGCTGGGGCAGATGGTTTAAGGACTCACCAATCCCCCAAAATTAAGTCAGTGAGGGTTTGTGCCCACCCTGCCCCAGGAGGAGATAAGCAGCAGTAGGGGTTGGCCCACCTGAGGACATCTGCTTTTTCCCATGGCCACTGTAACTCTAGCTAGCCAGGCTGTCACTTGGTGGTCACTCCAGGAGAACTACTAGCTATCCTGGCAGTATGCAGTGCCCACTGAAGTCTTGGTGCCTTCACATCCAGGCCCCATGCACTGGCTGCTGCGGGATCTGTCCAGCCCAGGCTGGTGGTACCTGTAGTTGAGGGAGGGGGCAGGTCGCAGGTCCCTGGCCAGTGGTGCCCACTGCCTGCCCAGCTGACTGCCTCCCCTTGTGCTGCCAGCAGCTAATGTGGTGTGCCTGGACGCCTGCCCGAGCCCCAGTGCCCTGGCGGTCAGTGGGGACAGCCGCCTGCTGGCCTTCGTGGGTCCCTCCAAGTACATGGTGACTGTCATGGGCACAGCTTCACTGGATGAGGTGTGTCCAGTGTGGATGGGGCCACACCAGCCTGGCCCACAGACCCAGTGGGTACCCCTGAGACTGGTTGCTGCATGGCTCCCCTGGGATCCACCAGGGTGGATGGTGAGGGCAAAAGTGGGAGGCCACGCTTACTTCAAAGAGGACCTTGGCCCTGCCCCCGTCATGGGCACAAAGGATGCATGAGCTATGGGTGGGCCAGGCAGGGTGGGGTGCCGGATGGGTGACCAAGGCTGCCCacagcccaggccttggctctggGGGCTCAAGCTCTCCCCAGAGGTCATGGCAGAGACACTCGCTGCTCTCCCTCAGCTGCTGAAGATTGATGTCAGCGCCCTGGACCTGGCTGGCAGCCGCCTGAACTCAGCCATGGTTGTCTGCTTCGGCCCCACACCCCCTGGCCACCTGCTGGTGTCCACGTCATCAAACATGGTCGCAGTGCTAGACGCCTCGTCGGGCCGTGTGGTCCGGGAGGTGAGCCCAGGACCGTGGCTGGCAGCCTAGCCTCCCCATCCTTCCTGGGTCCAGCCTTGGTGCCTGCAGTGCCTGGAGGAGGGGGGCCCTGGGCCACctgctgctcctgagaggtggcaTTCTCTGAGAAGAGTGGTTTCTCCGTCTAGTGGTCCTATATGCTCTAATCTTCTCCCCCAGCTGTGCTGTGTCCACCCTGTGGCC is a window of Vicugna pacos chromosome 18, VicPac4, whole genome shotgun sequence DNA encoding:
- the WDR90 gene encoding WD repeat-containing protein 90 isoform X7; protein product: MSPYPPAWQHPFLNVFRHFKVDEWKRSTKEGDVAPVTDKTLKCTVYRVRGSVSAGNYIQLPKTSTQSLGLTGRYLYVLFRPLPTKHFIIHLDVSTEDSQVIRVSFSNLFKEFKSTATWLQFPFIFEAGRSRKDLAGMIPAGTRWTCLQLDLHDILLVYLNRCYSHLKSIRLCANLLVRNLYTSDLCFDPAVTIAEARRAKLPVTPVPREMAFPVPKGERWHDHYSHIRFPSDSSEPFSEPVQKSCSLPEAVLPGHVPQLLPHPVAFSKQVQDSVSFKVQKLGPTASRWAPSAPRPLPEVTLSCECSVVSSVGGPSGHCQEPFPWVDKHAAGDSVHISAHKPAVEPAAPEHTTSQEFLGRKQNQQEVAVGKNRFQQRSFLPDPVLRLKGVIGFGGYSTKWALWTRDGAAVVYPCHAVIVILHVNTREQRLFLGHTDKVSALALDGSSLLLASAQARPASMLRLWDFQTGECLSLFQSPVLTISSLSFSDSGAQLCGIGKDRHGRTMVVAWATDQVGRGGEAVILAKAHTDVDIQAFEVAFFDETRMASCGRGSVRLWRLRGGELHSCPVDLGEHHALEFTDLAFKQAQDGHTLYVCSRSGHILEIDHQHMAVRHAHRLLPMQTPGGPLPQKQTFSSGPGIAITSLSVSQAMCAVGSEDGYLRLWPLDFSSVLLEAEHEGPISSVLVSPNGLRVLSATSLGHLGFLDVHSQEYSVLVRSHAALVVALATDCSRGQLATVSQDHTVRIWDLATLQQLYDFTSREEAPCAIAFHPTQPTLFCGFSSGAVRSFSLEAAEVLVEHRCHQGAITGLVTSPDGSFLFSSCSQGTLAQYHIGGPWCRILRMAAANVVCLDACPSPSALAVSGDSRLLAFVGPSKYMVTVMGTASLDELLKIDVSALDLAGSRLNSAMVVCFGPTPPGHLLVSTSSNMVAVLDASSGRVVRELCCVHPVACSSLALSGDGRFLLTAADRAIKVWDYLAQASPSCQVYIGHSEPVQAMAFTPDRQELLSVGDAIFLWDILAPTERSPLGSVQGSLKAPPTCKASLGARQLEDVVSGASGLPRQQVPVPSLASPPQLGICARPSKGLDATCSTRRARVQSTTRPDSYKHFMARYKASPLAKGLSLSPTGDERLHLKAVVGYNGNGRANMVWRPDTGFFAYTCGSLVVVEDLHSGAQRHWVGHPEEISTLALSHYAQILASASVQSSTALHCQIRLWDVQGGSCRQLISHHSTAVQALAFSPDDGFLVTLGDYGDRTLALWSTATCELMTSVCLPEPVHGVAFDPWDGGVLACVGRGAVTLWLLLQLGADVSLQIHQEPIPEEVGACELTSLCFGPAPLLYCGSNAGQVCVWDTRAGRCFLVWEADDGEIGVLLCSGTRLVSGSNTRRLRLWAVGAVPELRCKGSGARSHSVFMEHELTLDGAVVSAVFHDSMDMGVVGTTAGTLWYVSWAEGTSTRLISGHRSQVNEVVFSPSESHCATCSDDGSVRVWSLASMELLIQFQVLSQGSADIFPPWVPRAASAWLGAPRPADAQSSSRWWRATVMAPYGSSAFPERRWSSRCTPTRLH